From the genome of Mucilaginibacter paludis DSM 18603:
ATTTTATGCAGCATAATAAACCGGTAGCTGCTATATGCCATGCACCGCAGATACTGGCCGCAGCAGGAGTTTTAAAGGGACGCAAGCTTACGGCCTACCCGGCAGTGGGGCCCGAAGTGACGCTTGCAGGGGGCTTGTTCCAGTCGGCACAGCCTAACGAAGCCGTGGTAGATGGTAACCTGGTAACCTCGCCTGCCTGGCCCGGTCATCCGGCATTTGTTGCCGCTTTTATTAAACTATTGGGAGTAAAAATTGAGCTGTAATAATACAACCAGCTTTTTTAAAAGATATGCTGTTGATTAAACCTGGTTAGATCTGGCCGGTTGTTGTGTCCAACAACCGGCCAGATTTTTTTTAAGCATTGCAACGCCCCCTCCGGGTTAGATTAATGCGGGCGCATAAACCCCTTATACACTTTATAACCGTGTTTTTAAAGAAAGCCTGTGAAACCTAATCCTTCATTTTTACGGAGAGATATTTTAGTGCGTAGCAGTATACTCCACTCAAAAAATCAGTGTAATCAAACAAATCATTCTTAAATAAGTGGGGCAATTACAGCTCGTCGTCCTTCTTTACCTCACCCCTTTCAACAGTAATGGTACATTCGCCTACCAACGCAGCCAGCGCGCCAATGGCCGCCAGTACAGGCGCAACCAGTGCACCAACCAGGCCAATGCTTAATGGAATGCTCATAAACTCCTTGCCCGATTTATCGGTAATGGTAATTTTGGTTACGTTACCTTCCGCTATCAGTTCCTTAACTTTCTTCAGCAGGGTTTCTCCGTTTAACGAAAACGATTCTTTATTTGCCATGATAGGATGTATTTTTTAAAGTTTAATTGTTTACCAAGTTATCTATAATTCAGCATAAATTTTAAAAATAGCAATCAAAGAAAACTCTCTTTTACAACAACATGAGCCAACTTTTTTTAAGCGATGAGATTAATTCCCGTCAATTATCTTCATGCATCTGCCCGCCGCCGCTCTCCTTCCTACATCCTACGGTCTTACCAGGCTTGCTTCTTACTTCCTGCTTCTTACTTCCTGCTTCTCACTTCTCTCTCCCCCCTAACTAATTTGCCTGCATTAGCTATATTTATACCTTTGCAATATGCCTGCTCTTCAAAATATTAAGGTTGCGGTTGATGCCGTTGTGTTTGGCTATACCTCAAAGGATGGCTTGGCCGTGCTGCTGATTAAGCGGAATATTGAACCATTTAAAGAGATGTGGGCGCTCCCCGGCGGTTTGGTAAAGGATGAGGAATCGCTTGAGGAAGCCGTGCAGCGCGAACTGAAGGAAGAAACTGGCGTAGCCATCAATTACCTGGAACAACTGTACAGCTTTGGCCAGCCCGGACGCGACCCGCGCAACCGGGTAATCTCCATTACTTATTACGGACTGGTTAAGCCCGACGCCTTTGAAATTAAGGCCGATACCGATGCCAGCGATGTGAACTGGTTTAATATTAAAAAGCTGCCACAACTGGCTTTTGACCACCAGGAGATTATCCGTGTGGCACATCAGCGCCTTAAAAACAAAATTTTATACGAGCCTGTAGGCTTTGAGCTGCTCGACGAAAAATTCGCCTTCTCCGAACTCGAAAAACTGTACATGACCGTACTCGACCGCCCCATTGACCGCCGGAACTTTAAAAAGAAGATCAACAAATTTGGCTTTTTAGAAGAAACCAACCAGAAGCAATTGCTGGAAGGCGCGGGCCGCCCCGGAAACCTGTTCCGCTTTAACCAGCAGAAGTACTTCGAGTTAAAAAAAGAAGGCATCAACTTCGAG
Proteins encoded in this window:
- a CDS encoding DUF4342 domain-containing protein, yielding MANKESFSLNGETLLKKVKELIAEGNVTKITITDKSGKEFMSIPLSIGLVGALVAPVLAAIGALAALVGECTITVERGEVKKDDEL
- a CDS encoding NUDIX hydrolase; its protein translation is MPALQNIKVAVDAVVFGYTSKDGLAVLLIKRNIEPFKEMWALPGGLVKDEESLEEAVQRELKEETGVAINYLEQLYSFGQPGRDPRNRVISITYYGLVKPDAFEIKADTDASDVNWFNIKKLPQLAFDHQEIIRVAHQRLKNKILYEPVGFELLDEKFAFSELEKLYMTVLDRPIDRRNFKKKINKFGFLEETNQKQLLEGAGRPGNLFRFNQQKYFELKKEGINFEI